The proteins below come from a single Eucalyptus grandis isolate ANBG69807.140 chromosome 3, ASM1654582v1, whole genome shotgun sequence genomic window:
- the LOC104431637 gene encoding LOW QUALITY PROTEIN: probable boron transporter 7 (The sequence of the model RefSeq protein was modified relative to this genomic sequence to represent the inferred CDS: inserted 1 base in 1 codon) has protein sequence MLLLNLQERVHHVLYLQECDHHVLFVVFLTTPLTTFCCSSSSNGESQDPFKGIVKDVRGRAACYKQDWACGFCSGMRILAPTAYIFFASALPVIAFGEQLSRDTNGSLSTVETLASTAICGIIHSIFGGQPLLILGVAEPTVIMYTYLYNFAKGRSDLGAELYLAWAGWVCVWTALLLFLLAIFNACTIITKFTRIAGELFGMLITVLFIQEAIKGLISEFNIPEADNPALEKYQFQWLYTNGLLASIFATGLLYTALKSRKARSWRYTTGWFRGFIADYGVPLMVLTWTALSFAVPKRVPNGVPRRLFCPLPWDTASLYHWTVIKDMWNVPPTYIFAAFIPAMMIAGLYFFDHSVASQLAQQKEFNLKKXSAYHYDIFLLGLLTLLCGLLGLPPSNGVLPQSPMHTKSLAVLNKQIIRKRMVQSAKECMKQQATNSEIYGKMQEVFIEMDRTPTFTSTVKELQELKDAVLKADDGGDGNTKFDPEKYVDAHLPVRVNEQRMSNLLQSCLVGISVCAIPVIKLIPTSVLWGYFAYMAIDSLPGNQFWERILILFITPGRRYKVLEGVHASFVESVPFKSIAMFTLFQFVYLLICFGVTVPIAGILFPLPFFLLISIRQHILPKLFKHDHLQELDAAEYEEIAATPYRSRSLSFKDIRPSDSGDEESEEDFNDAEILDEMTTSRGELKLRTVSFKEEMLIRVRSEDASRK, from the exons ATGTTGCTACTGAATCTCCAAGAACGCGTGCACCATGTTCTGTATCTTCAAGAATGCGACCACCATGTTCTGTTCGTCGTGTTTCTGACTACCCCGTTAACAACTTTTtgttgcagcagcagcagcaatggAGAATCTCAAGACCCCTTCAAGGGAATCGTCAAAGATGTCAGAGGGAGAGCCGCGTGTTACAAGCAGGACTGGGCTTGTGGGTTTTGTTCAGGCATGAg GATTTTAGCCCCGACAGCGTATATCTTCTTTGCTTCCGCCCTTCCTGTTATAGCCTTCGGGGAGCAGCTAAGTCGAGACACCA ATGGCAGTTTAAGCACGGTCGAGACTTTAGCTTCGACTGCTATATGTGGGATTATCCACTCGATTTTTGGTGGCCAGCCTCTGTTGATCTTAGGGGTCGCGGAGCCAACTGTTATAATGTACACTTATCTGTACAACTTTGCCAAGGGGAGGTCAGACCTTGGGGCGGAGTTATATTTGGCTTGGGCTGGGTG GGTCTGTGTCTGGACAGCATTGCTGCTATTTCTTCTTGCCATATTCAATGCCTGCACGATCATTACAAAATTCACTAGGATTGCAGGGGAGCTCTTTGGCATGTTGATTACTGTTCTCTTCATTCAAGAGGCCATCAAG GGTTTAATCAGCGAATTCAATATCCCTGAAGCAGACAACCCAGCTCTAGAGAAGTATCAATTCCAGTGGCTCTATACAAATGGATTGCTTGCCAGTATCTTTGCTACCGGCCTGCTCTATACTGCTCTCAAGAGCAGAAAGGCAAGGTCTTGGCGATATACCACTG GCTGGTTCCGTGGATTCATAGCTGATTATGGCGTTCCTCTTATGGTCCTTACTTGGACGGCGTTGTCGTTTGCAGTTCCGAAAAGAGTTCCCAATGGAGTTCCAAGGAGACTATTTTGTCCACTCCCCTGGGATACTGCTTCTCTGTACCACTGGACAGTAATTAAG GATATGTGGAATGTTCCTCCTACATACATATTTGCTGCTTTTATACCAGCAATGATGATAGCAGGGTTGTATTTCTTCGACCACAGTGTGGCTTCACAATTGGCTCAACAGAAGGAATTCAATCTCAAGA CGTCGGCTTACCACTACGACATCTTTTTGCTTGGACTATTG ACGTTGCTATGCGGATTACTTGGACTTCCTCCTTCCAATGGAGTACTCCCGCAGTCTCCTATGCACACTAAGAGTCTAGCCGTTCTCAATAAGCAG ATCATTCGAAAGAGGATGGTTCAGAGCGCAAAGGAATGCATGAAGCAACAGGCAACCAACTCCGAGATTTATGGAAAGATGCAAGAAGTGTTCATTGAAATGGACAGGACTCCAACT TTCACTTCCACAGTTAAGGAGTTGCAGGAGCTGAAGGACGCGGTTTTGAAAGCAGATGATGGAGGAGACGGAAACACTAAATTTGACCCCGAGAAGTATGTCGACGCCCACTTGCCCGTCAGAGTCAATGAACAAAGGATGAGCAACCTGCTGCAATCATGCCTTGTGGGAATATCAGTATGTGCGATACCTGTCATTAAACTAATACCTACATCAGTTCTTTGGGGTTACTTTGCCTACATGGCTATTGATAGTCTACCGGGTAATCAGTTCTGGGAAAGGATTTTGATTCTCTTCATCACCCCCGGTCGACGTTACAA AGTTCTGGAAGGAGTTCATGCTTCATTTGTCGAATCAGTACCATTCAAATCCATCGCAATGTTTACGCTCTTCCAATTTGTGTATCTTCTCATCTGTTTTGGGGTGACGGTGCCTATTGCCGGCATATTGTTCCCATTGCCGTTCTTCCTTCTTATAAGCATAAGGCAGCACATACTTCCCAAGCTGTTTAAGCACGATCATCTTCAGGAGTTGGACGCTGCTGAGTACGAGGAAATCGCTGCTACCCCATACCGCAGTCGAAGCCTCTCATTCAAG GACATAAGACCATCTGATTCTGGTGATGAGGAGAGCGAAGAAGATTTCAATGATGCCGAGATATTGGACGAGATGACAACAAGTAGAGGCGAGTTGAAGCTCAGAACTGTGAGCTTCAAAGAAGAGATGCTTATTCGG GTTCGCTCAGAAGATGCCTCTCGAAAATGA
- the LOC120291951 gene encoding EG45-like domain containing protein, translated as MKPSSIRTPVLFLSLLAFLLLAMQLHLSHADVGTAAYCGPPYTPTACYGNDPAQFPSSSLFAAAGESIWDKGASCGRQYLVWCTSAIASGICIHNQTVEVRIVDYAPSSSSRPSSDDTTIVLSTTAFDEIAKFAAAVNVEYQQYVHFLTLSGLKETCTFKLVNELMIQDLGDYSA; from the exons ATGAAGCCCTCCAGCATTAGAACGCcagttctctttctctctctcctcgcctTTCTTCTGTTGGCTATGCAGCTTCATCTCTCTCATGCCGACGTCGGCACCGCCGCTTACTGCGGTCCTCCATACACGC CGACAGCGTGTTACGGCAATGACCCAGCGCAGTTCCCATCGAGCAGCCTCTTTGCGGCGGCGGGCGAAAGCATATGGGACAAGGGAGCGTCGTGTGGGAGGCAGTACCTAGTGTGGTGCACCAGCGCCATTGCCTCGGGAATATGCATACACAACCAGACTGTGGAAGTCCGAATCGTCGACTATgctccatcgtcttcttcacgTCCCTCAAGTGACGACACGACCATCGTCCTCTCGACGACGGCCTTCGACGAAATCGCAAAGTTTGCCGCGGCTGTCAATGTCGAGTATCAACAGTACGTTCATTTCCTCACTTTATCG GGTTTGAAGGAGACGTGCACATTTAAGCTAGTCAACGAGTTGATGATTCAAGATTTGGGAGATTACTCG GCGTAG